GAGCCAATTTAATTGAGGCAAATGGCTTCTGGAGCTGCATAGAAAACTTCTGCTCTTGGTCTGGCCAGTAGGTTAATAAGCTCAAGACGACAATTTTCTTTAGTAACAATACCTCGGTGAACATGCGCAGAGATATCAAGGAAGCTTTAGGAATTGATTATCCTGAGGGGTGTTTAAAATATTTGGGTCTCCCCTTGTTCAGATCTAGGCAGAAAGATGTTGACTTCAACTTTATCCTAGACAACCTAACGTCAAAACTTCAGGGTTGGAAGGCAAAGACCTTGTCAAAGGCGGGGCGTGCAACTCTTATAAAATCTGTGGGCTTGTCTTTGCCTATGTATGCAATGCAAACTACTAAGCTCTCTTCTCGGATGGTTAACCGGATTGATAGTTTGGTTAGAGATTTCTGGTGGGGGTTCGAGAAAGGAAACCATGGGATCCATCTAAAGGCTTGGGACAAGCTCTGCCTCCCTAAATCTTTAGGTGGATTGGGTTTTTGGAAAACAAAAGAAATGAACCAGGCCTTCTTGGCCAAATGGGGGTGGAATATCTTGAATGGGAGCCAATCTTTGTGTTCTCAAGTTTTGATGGCTAAGTACCTCCGGGGAAATGATTTCCTCTCTTGCAGGTATAAAAATTCTGATTCATGGTTTTGGAAAAGTGTCGTCAAGGCTAACTCTATCCTGAAAAAAGGGGCCTGCAAGTTGGTAGCTAATGGTGAATCTACGAACATCTGGTCGGATCCCTGGATTGCACATTTGAAAGACTTCTGTCCGAAACGAATAAGGGATGAGCCgtctaaactaattaaagtgGCGAAGCTTATTCTTAACAATGGTCAATGGGACTTACAAAAGTTGAAGTGTCTTTTTGATCATGAAACTGTAGCGGCCATCTTGAAAGGGGGCCACCCCTCTGGTATGGGCCTTGATAGATGGGTATGGACTCTGGAAAGTAGTGGGCAGTTCACGTGTAAGTCTGCTTATCTAACCCAAGCCTTAGAAAGAGCTTCACATTGTGTCGTCGCTCCAAAACTTTGGAACAATCTGTGGAATAGCAAAATCTTGGAGCGTCACAAGATCATGTGGTGGAGCATTTTGTCTAACGCTCTCCCGGTAAGAGCTGCAATCGGTCGCAGATTCTAAATAGCAGACACAAGCTGCCCCCTATGTGGAATGTGTGAAGAATCTGTCGAACATCTATTTCTTTCATGTGATGTGGCTCAACATTTATGGCGTTCTTCTCCTTGGGGTATCTATCCGGTCTGTGACACGGGTATTCGTGTCTGGGATTGGGTCAAGTTCATCTGGGATCTTAAATACAAAGGAGCTAatgttgatgatattttctTGTATGCTTCTATTATTGTGGATACTATATGGAGGGTGCGTAATGACAAGATCCATAATAACTGCTCTGTTGATTTTAACAAATGCTTTGATATTATTTGTACTTCCTATGCAGATATGTATGATTCCTTGCTCTCCAGTCCGACTCCTGCTTTACCAAATGCCTGGTCCCTTCCTCCTCTGGACTGGGTTAAGCTCAATTGCGATGTGAAAGTGGGTTTGGAGAGTATGTGTATTGCTGTTGTGGCTAGAGATCATATGGGCAGAGTGATTAGAGTTCATACAGCTCGGGAGGAGTTCTCGGATGCTCTGTGTGGTGAAGCCGCGACTTGCTGCTTGGCTGTGTCAATTGCTTTGGATTCCGGCTACAAGTTTGTTATTGTGGAGAATGATTCGAGAGTGGTTATCGACGCCATCAATGGGAAGGGATCTCGTTGGGCTTTAGAGAACTATATCTCATTTTGTACTAAGTCATCTCCTTTATTTAATAGTTGTAATTTCTCTTATGTCAGTAGAACATGTAATTTTGCCGCTCATAATGTGGCTAGATGGGCCTTCTCCCATCAGATGTATGGTTCCCTACCGGTCTCTTCTATACCGGAAACTCTATTTTGTAACGACTGTGAGGTCTAACTgagttttattttataatataatcgctttcatcaaaaaaaaaaaaaaaaaacaaagtaaaaTGATTACtatgtgttttaattttttcaccTAAAAATGGTTACTATGTGTTGATACTTGATATTGTGCATTGGCATGCAAAACCAATTATCACAAAAAGCAAACATGAAATCGTCCCCCAAATCATTTTCAACTTCACAAATAAtcccaataaaaaaataaagaaaagaaaagagactCTATTCAAAGTGAATAAAGGTATTTTAATCTTACctatagtttttcttttttgaaagaaGGTTAGaagcattatttatttatttttcaatcgaatatctttacatttttatttgtacttagaaaaaagaaaaaaaaaatatttcgtaCTATAATAGCAAGACACAAATCGAGCCCAATTTTCCTgtattatttcattatttttctttttcttttctaaaagaaaaagtaaaaagaaaaaggaaaaaccatttattgaccaaattccctttattattttatttcttaatgCTCACAAATTAAAACTTATTGATTGGAAAATTTTATGACACGTCACTAAAATTGGATGTACCTATTTGTTTTGtgtttttgacatttaaatgttttaatcttaatttttttatatatatacaaattttttagaaatttagaATAACTTTacgtattaaaataaaattcaaacaatATGTTATATGTAGCGTTGGATATCCGATTCAATCCAATAATTTTCTACTCATTTGATCCAatataattagtaattggatttgaaaaaattatcatccgatctaatctaattagacctcaaaatctaatctaatctgatccaattactaattaaattggatcaattttttaattggatattcAATTACACgccaaatttataatattaacttaaaaatatgaagaaaaatatataaaaattaaatatcacaatttatttaaGTTCAATACTCCATAAAAATATCATCTTTACAAGTGTAATgtaaccaaaagaaaaaaaactaaaacaacaacattaccaattaataaaatagaataaaatatcatgaaaataaatggaaacttacaaaaatattggaatttgggttaacttttacaaaaatactgtcacacgaaaatcttttcaaaaatactgtgtttttataaaacaccagtaaaacacaaagcagaacaactcaaaacaacagtagaacaccagtagaacactagtgaaaacttaacacaatatactgcagtatgaaacttataaaaaacagtaaaaaataccacctgacagtatttttgtaaaaaaatggcaaaagttagtataccatgtaaatttcccaaaataaatacatagaacaattaagtgttacaaattcaacaaaaaaaaaaactgctacaaatataattaatatattattttttattatataaatcaatataaataattttttaatttatataaatgtaGTTGAATTAGATTGGTTTTTAATTGGActttgagattgacatccaataaccgatctaatctaattagaatctaacttttatcatccaatccaatctaattgtaattggatattcaattttttttataattggattggattaaatCAATTCAGTTCAATTAGATTGGATTCGATGTTGTCCACCCCTAGTTGCATGTGTgcctttttttttactttttatacaCGTTTGAAGTAGACAAATTGAACTCTACTTTTTGTATTGTaaatttatttcaaatttttcaaaactttttcaatattttaaataactataatatacacaaatatatatacataaaaaaaattaaaattacaactatcccaagaataaagaatataaataaaaaaaattacagttattcaaatatcaaaaaaaaaaaaagaaaaataggatATTGGTAAACGTAAGACTTCAATCTTCTTTAGTAATAATACTTCTGATGTTTTAAAGAGTGACATCAAGGAAGCCTTGGGCATTGGATCCCCCAAAAATAACATTACATACCTAGGGCTTCCCCTGTTCAGGTCAAGACAAAAAGGatgttgattttaatttcatTCTGGATGGCCTCGCTTCAAAGCTTCAGCGATGGAAAGTAAAAACTCTTTCTAAGGCTGAACGTGCCACCCTCATTAAATTTGTGGGCCTCGCTATGCCAACCTATGTCATGCAAACTACTAAGTTGTCTAAACATCTTGCTTCTAGAATTGATGGAATGGTTCGTGACTTTTGGTGggggttgttgggttttatgccctaaataaaactctttacaatctgattagttatcaatataagaaatttgaagtgattgatgtttgcatgaattttacatgctaatggtttaatatgttaaatatgtttattactttcatacacacaaaatcagttaaatccagatcatatgtttattcacaattacagtatcgtcaacacagtggaatgtgattgtgatcatatgaatcaaaagttttggtccctgtttcatcagtgttattggatttacactaatgtgataatcagcgatgatgtgtacttacacttggagtaagtgttatgttctttccaggacattagtaaagtatactagtttcgaatgtatggagtatacattggactggaccgatattgcaactaagttaagatattacaaacttaccgttatacatatctttccaagtcaatatcagtagttgatcttaagattgaaaagaatctaaatcctgatatgcttgggctcaactcaggagtgctattcatgttctttgatttattagttaagcctacttttgggtcagggtgatacgtatattttgggaacatgatagtatgattgagtgggagtgctgaacataaatatggaatctatagcttctactggtgtatagaagttaactgatgattcccttcgagcttagcaaatagaagtaaatggatgagctcttgtttaactgactaattattagatcactaaacaccatttacaggtagctaagtgttttaaggggcaaaatacattgaggggtgagaacggtaaagaaatcccatctcgatgtaaatcatctatatagaggatctttaaatcacaataagattataacaatggttaaatgagatagtatattggtatcgtgaaacatacaatatgctctatataagtctgagagtgcaattctaagttctaagagtggattcaacgaagaattaataagtaggaatttacttggtaaatttggttcacttattggaagctcagcatatagatccatggtccccattctagttgagaacattctgcttgtaagactcattaattgattcgtgattgatcaattataattctaaagttagactatgtctgattttatgaattttcactaagcaggggtgaaattgtaaggaaaagagttttctaggtttatttatttattaatagactttatatgtctaattaataattaaattaaatgacaatattatttaataatgtattttaattattaaataattagttttggcatttaaaaggttagaattggaaaattggcatttttgagaaaatagagataaaatttgataaaattgcaaaattaagtggggcccattacaacacctatggccggccacttataaggctttttcaaattattatttttattattttaatgccaaataattctaaacttaaacctagtaagttgcctataaatagaaagtgatggctcagtcaaaacaacaagttttcaataagcctttctgacagaaatttctcttttcagaaaactgagccttcctcactctctaccttggccgaaacctctctccctcttttccttcatctttttcgtgaccctagtgaaagagtaagtgcccacacacagcaagcagtaactcaatcatagattggaagactgtgaaggatcaaagcttgaagaagaaggagattcgggctcagatcttgattatactcgctacgtaaaggaatcaagggttagagatctgagtggaaggagacatttattccgctgcatcaatgtaaggttttcttaactttatatgtgtttattttatcgttttagaaagttcatatttaggatgttaataaacatacttgtgagtagatctaagatcctggtaaaataattcccaataGGGGTTTGATAAAGGTAATCATGGGATCCACTTAAAAGTTTGGGATAAATTGTGACTTCCCAAATCTAGGGGGCCTCAATTTTCAAAAAACTAGAGAGATGAATCTGGCTTTCCTAGCCAAATGGGGTTGGAACTTATTGACTGGTATCCAATCTCTATGTTGCTGTATCATAGaagcaaaatatcttaaaggAAGAATCTTTCTTCATTGTGAGTCCAAAAGTCAGATTCGTGGTTTTGGAAAAATGTGGTGAAAGCTTCCTCCATTTTAAGGAAAAGTGCGTGTAAATTGGTGGCTAACAGGAGAGATACTTCTATATGGGAAGATCCTTGGGTAGTCCATGGGAATAATTTTATCCCAACTTCTAATAACCCTGGGGCTTCAAGGGTTTCAAAAGTTGTTGATCTGTTGTCAGAAAGTAGTGGTTGGGATGTTTAGAAATTGCACGGTCTTTTTGACATAGAGACTATGTCTGCCATTTTAAAAGGTGGCCAACCTACAGGTCACGGTAAAGATAAGTGGATTTGGTCTAAGGAAAAAAAGTGGGCACTTCTCCTGCAAGTCTGCCTAATTAATCCAAGCTTTACAAAGATCCTTTATGTGTGAGGTCGCCCTCTCTCTCTGGAACAAGCTTTGGAATAGTAAAATTCTAGAATGCCATAAGGTCTTGTGGTGGTGTATCATGTCTAATGCCCTTCCGGTGCAAGCAGTTCTCAATAAGAAATTCCATATTGAGGATAAGATGTGCCCTATTTGCAAGGTTGAAGAAGAATCCTTAGAACATCTATTTCTCTCTTGCAACTTGGATATTCATCTATGGAGGTCTACTCCATGGGGTATTTTTCCCATTGTCGGTTCTGGTATTCGTATGTGGGACTGGGTGAAATTCATTTGggagttaaaaaaataagacaTTAATATTAATACTGACAAGGTGTTCCTCTATGCCTCCACTATTGCTGATACCATTTGGCGGGTATGCAATGATAAGGTACACAATAATAGGCCGAATAATGTAATTCATTGCATGGATTCCATTCGCTCATCTTCTATAGATTATTGTGCCTCCATCTTTACCTCTCCCTCCTCATTGGTGGTTGATGTTTGGCGCCCTCACTCCAGGATTGGCTCAAACTGAATTGTGATGTCAGAGTTGGTTCGGAGAGCATGTGTATTGATGTGGTAGCAAGGAACTAACTTGGTGAGGTGGTTTGGGTTAGAACAAAACTTTTACATTTTGCTTATGCTTTGATTGCAGAAGCGGCTGCTTGCTGTTTAGCTTTGGAAGTGGCGAAAGCTAATGGCCACAAGTTTGTTATGGTGAAGAGCGACTCTAAGGTGGTTATCAACACTCTTTCTGGAAAGGGTTCTTGTTGGATGCTTCTGAACTATGTTTCGTTTTGTAATAACACCTTTTCGTTTTTTGATGGTTGCTCTTTATCTTGTATTAATAGAACTTGTAATTCCGCTGCCCATAATATAGCAAAGTGGGCTTTTACCCATCAACGGTATGGATGCTTACCTGTAACTTCCATACCTAGGAACCTATTCTGTAACGGCCAAAAGGTCTAGTGTTAGCTATATATGTACgtctcttttcaaaaaaaaaaaaaaattaaaccttcTCAAATATGAAACACCCTATTGAttcaatttctttttatttccagCATGATTCAATTGCTTGCCTAAGTTAGTTTTAGATGTTAAAGTTTTCTTGTTGGAACAGGATTTTACCCTCTCTTGCTATGGAGAATGGAGGAAATGATCTTTACATGGAAATGAAAGAATCTGGCGTAATTAATGAACAAAATATTGCCGAATCAAAAGTGGCTCTTGTCTATGGTCAGATAAATGAACCACCAGGGGCTCGTATGAGAGTTGGTTTAACTGCTCTAACTATGGCGGAGTATTTCCGAGATGTTAATGAACTCCCTTAAAAAAATGGTACTCTTATCTATGCATTaactttcttatttttatttgagttttttgCCGTTAAACTCTCTCAATTATTACTCCACTTGCACTTAGCTTTGTAAGTTTAAATTTTGACGgtaacattttttaaaatactgaATTGCTTgtaaatttaaggtgtcatttatttttttacagttaATTGCcaatataaaatacttatatGTACTTTTTTGTACatgtataaaatttatattggtaaacttaacattattattttaaaatataaaaattatttcaaaatttatatattttttatttttataattttatttaattttaaattgaattttgaaaataatttttaaataataatataagtgtattaatataaatatgtaatatgttacacataaataaactataataaCAATGAATTGAATGATACTTTAAATTTACTACTAATTTAGATTTTACCAccaaaaattaaagtttaatagTGAAAAACAACGTTAAATTTAGCCCTTTTTACTTAATTAGCAAAAGCAATAGAGGACAAAGTAGGTAGCGGCGGTTATTAAAACCTttgtttaaaatttaataaaagagctaatattattattattatccttaaaaaaaaaacagtgacGAATTTTGTGTGTGAAGACAAAGCAAGCATTTCAACCTTAAAACGACACCGTTTTCTGAGCTTTATCCATATTATTAAGCTCTTATATAAAAAGGCCCCCACACTCACTAAACTCCACTGCTTAATAGAGAGAGAAAGCAAAGTAGTTACCagctagagagagaaaggggaataagagagagaaagaggagaGAATATCTATGGCGTCATTCTATTCTCGACCGGCGATCGTCGCAATTTGCACGATCATCATCTTAATTATGGCCGGAGAATCGGAAGGTAGAGAGCTGAGGCCATCGGAACACGGATTGGAGTACCAGGATTCTCCGCCGCCGGGAAAGAAATCGCCGGAGATGGTGACGTTCTTTGGAGGAGGATCGGAAGGCAGCGATTCGAGGCCTTCGTCTTCGTCTTCCGATGTTGCATTGCCGAAGGCTATGAACTCGAACGATACATCGTGGTGGAGCAACGGCGGGATCCGAGATGGCCGCGGCGGTGGCGGCGGAGGAGAAGGAGATCACGTGAGGCACGTGCTGGTGTTGGCGAGTGTGGTGTGTGGGATTACAGGTGTGGTACTGTTAGTAGCATCAGgttttatctttctttttagGTTCAAAAAGCAAAAATCTTCTTCTCCTTCGTCAACGTCACCACCACTACACCCACCACCCTCATTATGCCTCAATAATACCAAGTAGTCATGCTTTTTCACTGAATTTCTTACactttgctttttctttttttttttaagaaaaaaatattttttttttaattttttttgttcttttttattttaggtATAATACAAGAGAAAATGAGTGtataatgcaattttttttacttattatttGTATGGATGGGGTTACTCATTCTATGCTACTTAAAAGATATTTAGTTTAATGTTATCATATAgggatattttttatttattttttttttgttaggggAGATGTTATACATATCTAACTAACTACAATAATTTCATTATATTATTAAgagtttgaattttttctatGTGACATTTTGTCAAACAAAATTTAGGTACTTTTTATGGGAATCCACTTATGAGTCTTTTAGTTCAATAAATGACAATTTACTATTccctccaaaaataaaaatctattacttattatttttcctatattattttttaaatgtccAAAAAAAGAGTAGTAATAATTTTGAAGTgtatggtaatttttttttcttttttacaaatATGGATGGTAACTAACTTTTGTTTCATGAAATATTGTACATgttatttggagaaatactataaTTTAGTAATGAAATTATAAAGCATTGTCGGCTGGGAATGAATGAATGAGTTATGAGTCTCTGACT
This region of Cannabis sativa cultivar Pink pepper isolate KNU-18-1 chromosome 7, ASM2916894v1, whole genome shotgun sequence genomic DNA includes:
- the LOC115697221 gene encoding uncharacterized protein LOC115697221, with the translated sequence MASFYSRPAIVAICTIIILIMAGESEGRELRPSEHGLEYQDSPPPGKKSPEMVTFFGGGSEGSDSRPSSSSSDVALPKAMNSNDTSWWSNGGIRDGRGGGGGGEGDHVRHVLVLASVVCGITGVVLLVASGFIFLFRFKKQKSSSPSSTSPPLHPPPSLCLNNTK
- the LOC115696712 gene encoding uncharacterized protein LOC115696712; translated protein: MCEESVEHLFLSCDVAQHLWRSSPWGIYPVCDTGIRVWDWVKFIWDLKYKGANVDDIFLYASIIVDTIWRVRNDKIHNNCSVDFNKCFDIICTSYADMYDSLLSSPTPALPNAWSLPPLDWVKLNCDVKVGLESMCIAVVARDHMGRVIRVHTAREEFSDALCGEAATCCLAVSIALDSGYKFVIVENDSRVVIDAINGKGSRWALENYISFCTKSSPLFNSCNFSYVSRTCNFAAHNVARWAFSHQMYGSLPVSSIPETLFCNDCEV